In Paroedura picta isolate Pp20150507F chromosome 6, Ppicta_v3.0, whole genome shotgun sequence, one genomic interval encodes:
- the LOC143839398 gene encoding transmembrane protein 126A-like, which yields MAGEVLDSYVRDRPLVRDRAAILRERFERLPAVDKNLFQSGPFVLALNSSFCGLIANNYLRSALNVTQARFASTLPMAFLPFVSTLAVYELCVSQPIMQGDINCATCIAIRGGVIGAFIGCLYPALTAIPLNGGLAARYSTAPLPSKGNMLQYWMTVCKPAYRKLRYAAILQAALGTYFASKYQDIYIKMLLLPEPGMDPEELHD from the exons CTTGATTCTTACGTAAGAGACCGGCCCCTGGTGAGAGACCGGGCTGCGATTCTGCGAGAAAGGTTTGAGCGGCTCCCGGCAGTTGACAA GAATTTATTTCAATCAGGACCGTTTGTCCTCGCGCTAAACTCAAGCTTCTGTGGCTTAATAGCAAACAACTATCTCAGGAGCGCCCTGAATGTAACCCAAGCTCGCTTTGCGTCCACTCTGCCCATGGCGTTCTTGCCGTTCGTCTCGACTTTGGCTGTTTACGAACTTTGTGTTTCCCAGCCTATAATGCAAG GTGATATCAACTGTGCCACTTGTATCGCAATCAGAGGGGGAGTCATTGGAGCCTTTATCGGTTGTTTGTATCCTGCTCTTACAGCTATTCCACTCAACGGAGGTCTCGCAGCTAG ATATTCCACAGCTCCTCTGCCAAGTAAGGGGAACATGCTCCAATACTGGATGACAGTTTGCAAACCAGCATACAGAAAACTGAGATATGCTGCAATCCTGCAAGCAGCGCTGGGTACCTACTTCGCCTCAAAGTATCAGGACATATATATCAAAATGCTTCTGTTGCCTGAACCTGGGATGGATCCTGAAGAACTCCATGATTGA
- the CREBZF gene encoding CREB/ATF bZIP transcription factor yields the protein MRHSLSQLLAASPGPGEPAAAFSLPGQGSAASRGVEAEAGGDEAELLFPGLELDEWLEAEAGWARDALPSPPPPLPLPPPPPPGPGRSSRLRAAEAARLNRQRKKQYVQGLESRLQGLAAENRQLRDRNRGLCRRLRSLEREAGYLRAVLANQSALGRLLSRLAGRGAGLRLSSSLWKEGEQEQADDDDAIACRGSSSSSTTSNSSSSSMDHDYALPVPREDGEEEDAPRLNGATHPGLTPTPAAAGLCLHVDRDQVSVEFCALCSRRAAAGAAPAPPAHSAPSSFAAKIFFFRCLPCQAPLCRG from the exons ATGCGCCACAGCCTCTCGCAGCTGCTGGCGGCCTCGCCGGGCCCGGGGGAGCCGGCGGCGGCCTTCTCCCTGCCCGGCCAAGGCAGCGCGGCGTCGAGAGGCGTCGAGGCCGAGGCGGGCGGCGACGAGGCCGAGCTGCTCTTCCCGGGGCTGGAGCTGGACGAGTGGCTGGAGGCCGAGGCGGGCTGGGCCCGGGACGCGCTtccttccccgccgccgccgctaccgctaccgccgcctcctcctccgggcCCGGGCCGCAGCAGCCGTCTGCGAGCGGCCGAGGCGGCGCGGCTGAACCGGCAGCGCAAGAAGCAGTACGTGCAGGGCCTGGAGAGCCGCCTGCAAGGCCTGGCCGCCGAGAACCGGCAGCTGCGCGACCGCAACCGGGGCCTGTGCCGCCGCCTGCGCAGCCTGGAGCGGGAGGCCGGCTACCTGCGCGCCGTGCTGGCCAACCAGAGCGCCCTGGGCCGACTCCTCAGCCGCCTCGCCGGCCGCGGGGCCGGCCTGCGCCTCAGCAGCAGCCTCTGGAAAGAAGGCGAGCAGGAGCAGGCGGACGACGACGACGCCATCGCCTGccggggaagcagcagcagcagcaccaccagcaacagcagcagcagcagcatggacCACGACTACGCCCTGCCCGTGCCAAGGGAAGACGGCGAAGAGGAGGACGCCCCCCGCCTCAATGGGGCGACCCACCCTGGCCTGACCCCCACCCCAGCCGCCGCCGGCCTCTGCCTCCACGTGGACCGCGACCAGGTGTCGGTGGAGTTCTGCGCCCTGTGCTCCAGGCGGGCGGCCGCCggcgctgcccctgcccctcctgctcattcagccccctcctccttcgcCGCCAAAAT TTTCTTTTTTAGGTGCTTGCCCTGCCAGGCTCCGTTGTGTAGGGGTTAA
- the CCDC89 gene encoding coiled-coil domain-containing protein 89 — protein sequence MPQDDEDPGTISPPMIENETDEDVGWNMGEPFEFLSKLQGLPEGEKGEKAMLRSRIHEQSQLICILKKRADDNLMRCKALEELNTELEELRMADSLRLENQTRRVQQLEERFMDLAANHEDMIHFKDEHKRQNMQLKEENRRLRQENLSLFSRPLKEKEAELDCLTAQYKKLSKDMEALKESHQQEVQRAQRREKELLDAQNKQASAHVEEVSSLRRQLEVLEEKHSNVLEQLLRAEQELRDGDLKATVEQLRQEKDELLTLAMERGKVLQEKQREISQLEKKAEEMEKAKLAAEQRFEMEAAAVDSVLRVRDLQLRLSGAERAYLELRMQFEAYKRHSMDLLTKEKELNTKLRHFMA from the coding sequence ATGCCGCAAGACGATGAGGATCCAGGAACGATCTCTCCTCCGATGATAGAAAACGAGACAGACGAAGATGTCGGCTGGAATATGGGAGAACCCTTTGAGTTCTTGAGCAAACTCCAGGGTTTGCccgaaggggagaagggggagaaggcGATGCTGCGCTCCCGGATCCACGAGCAATCCCAGCTCATCTGCATCCTCAAGAAACGTGCGGACGACAACCTCATGCGCTGCAAGGCGCTGGAGGAGCTCAACACTGAGCTGGAGGAGCTGAGGATGGCGGACAGTCTGAGACTGGAAAACCAGACCCGACGCGTCCAGCAGCTGGAAGAGCGCTTCATGGATCTGGCGGCCAACCACGAGGACATGATCCACTTCAAAGACGAGCACAAGCGCCAGAACATGCAGCTGAAGGAAGAAAACCGGCGTTTGCGCCAGGAGAACCTCAGCCTCTTCAGCCGGCCGTTGAAGGAGAAAGAGGCGGAGCTGGACTGTCTCACGGCGCAGTACAAGAAGCTCTCCAAAGACATGGAGGCCTTGAAAGAAAGTCACCAGCAAGAAGTCCAGCGTGCCCAGCGGAGGGAGAAGGAGCTCTTGGATGCCCAGAATAAGCAAGCCAGTGCTCACGTGGAGGAAGTCAGCTCGCTGAGAAGACAACTGGAAGTCCTCGAGGAAAAACACAGCAATGTCTTGGAACAACTCTTGAGGGCAGAACAGGAACTCAGAGATGGCGACCTGAAAGCCACGGTGGAGCAGCTGAGGCAAGAGAAAGACGAACTGCTGACCCTGGCGATGGAGAGAGGGAAAGTGCTGCAGGAAAAGCAACGGGAGATTTCGCAGTTAGAGAAGAAGGCGGAGGAGATGGAGAAAGCCAAGCTGGCTGCAGAACAGCGCTTTGAGATGGAGGCAGCTGCTGTGGACAGCGTCCTCAGAGTCCGAGACCTGCAGCTGCGGCTCAGTGGGGCCGAACGAGCATACCTCGAGCTCCGGATGCAGTTTGAGGCTTACAAGAGGCACAGCATGGATTTGCTTACTAAGGAGAAAGAGTTAAATACGAAACTCCGCCATTTCATGGCCTGA
- the SYTL2 gene encoding synaptotagmin-like protein 2 isoform X10 yields MSVYSGDFGNVDVKGSIQFAIDYVEQLKELHVFIAQCKDLAEADVKKNRSDPYVKIYLLPEKYKLGKRKTSVKKKTLNPVYNEILRYKVDKALLVSQRLNISVWHNDTFGRNSFLGEVDLDLGLWDWNNRENKQMIWYPLKPRAPLAALELENRGEMKLALQYVPHPVGGKKPPATGEVHIWVKECSNLPILRGNKLNPFVKCTILPDTSRKSRQKTRAVAKTTNPVFNHTMVYDGFKPEDLKEACVELTVWDHNKLVKHFVGGLRIGLGTGKSYGTAVDWMDSTLDETSLWERMTNSPDQWVEDTLPLRMLTIAKMSK; encoded by the exons ATGAGTGTCTACAGTGGGGATTTCGGCAACGTGGACGTGAAAGGGTCTATCCAGTTTGCCATTGATTACGTGGAGCAGCTGAAGGAGCTCCATGTTTTTATCGCCCAGTGCAAGGACTTGGCAGAGGCGGATGTTAAGAAGAACCGTTCAGATCC GTATGTGAAGATTTACCTGCTGCCAGAGAAATACAAACTGGGCAAAAGAAAGACCTCGGTGAAGAAGAAAACGCTGAATCCTGTCTATAATGAAATCCTGCGG TACAAAGTCGACAAGGCCCTCTTGGTGTCCCAGAGGCTGAACATCTCCGTGTGGCACAATGACACCTTTGGACGCAACAGTTTCTTGGGCGAAGTAGACCTCGACTTGGGCTTGTGGGACTGGAATAACAGGGAGAACAAGCAGATGATCTGGTACCCACTTAAGCCTAGA GCTCCATTGGCTGCTCTGGAGCTGGAGAACAGAGGGGAGATGAAGCTAGCTCTCCAGTACGTCCCCCACCCAGTAGGAG GTAAAAAACCTCCGGCCACTGGAGAAGTCCACATTTGGGTGAAGGAATGCAGTAACCTCCCCATACTCAGGGGCAATAAGCTCAACCCCTTTGTTAAATG CACCATCCTCCCAGACACGAGTAGGAAAAGCCGCCAGAAAACGAGAGCTGTGGCCAAGACGACCAATCCGGTGTTCAACCACACAATGGTCTACGATGGCTTTAAGCCTGAAGATTTGAAAGAAGCCTGTGTAGAACTTACAGTCTGGGACCACAACAAGCTAGTCAAACACTTTGTGGGAGGCCTCAGGATAGGACTTGGAACAG GTAAAAGCTACGGCACTGCAGTAGACTGGATGGACTCTACATTAGATGAAACCAGTTTATGGGAGCGGATGACCAATTCACCAGATCAGTGGGTCGAAGACACTCTGCCACTTCGGATGCTAACAATAGCAAAAATGTCAAAATAG